From Haemorhous mexicanus isolate bHaeMex1 chromosome 13, bHaeMex1.pri, whole genome shotgun sequence, a single genomic window includes:
- the LOC132333136 gene encoding mucin-1-like isoform X1, giving the protein MLRAERGGAAGPAPCPAARGAVPARSLCCRALLLLAVCVRATAVPYGLGALPAVTWGPPGSAASQRGVGDTLGTACGDLLSSGCSPGMQGVVSPGAGAGGQRLGTRTAATRTSGTSLQGQPGCGHREGLRLATAMAVTLSPTPWPGKRVPVASAQLLQPEGPSPAGPTVAGMGSTAPGVIPELGQMFVTEESRPSQPRTASVGPVPTAAGPPGPSPASPGSVPPPCSTKAALQRASEPGHHTATSSTVTSPCCLLPSPGAGHAASSLLSSQSLAAPSALTLRAHAVSSGSSTSQNSSTGTEQLPAATRAASSPAELMTKGRPGSTGRKPPASHPSSLPLPSQPVHVLPLQFRLLGIAYGPALGSRNSESYRQLEGDVTLMLNQMLSSYESFLQANVLEFMNGSVVVRGQVLFWGDAPAPSNSHLIRTVITEASKGRSIFSWQLEPQSVQSAGFSLENLDPEKLSISLTGSQLGVGSMERLVREVTAAVSALYHVRNFTISQLRKLGGNTEITGDLYLDTVVHADVTEVLEALTALSGLSVALSSLSVEGSQLGLHVYPLSFVVTNRAFSQKLQDPLSAEHHDLSRHLGDAVARALRDYPSFLTAIIKEFLPGSLICHGNMIFRRPAPTSVQVLRALVRSVGPDQALAGSAIHVDPSSLSVGEDTLEPARPQPGFPAYGVALVVIGGLCIVAAPVVLVCLGTKRLGWQAGGALWDRRDPEVGIQTLEMENQGFWTEDPGDGHLVCQSTSA; this is encoded by the exons ATGCTCCGTGCGGAGAGGGGAGGGGCTGCGGGCCCAGCCCCGTGTCCTGCTGCCcgcggggctgtccctgcccgcagcctgtgctgcagagccttgctgctgctggccgtGTGTGTGCgtgccactgctgtcccctaCGGCCTGGGCGCTCTGCCTGCTGTCACCTGGGGTCCCCCGGGCTCAGCAGCCTCCCAGCGAGGGGtgggtgacactctggggacagcgTGTGGGGACCTCCTCTCCTcgggctgctccccagggatgcagggagtAGTGTCCCCTGGAGCAGGTGCTGGGGGACAGAGGCTGGGGACACGGACTGCAGCCACACGGACATCTGGGACctccctgcaggggcagcctggctgtgggcacagggaagggctCAGGCTGGCCACAGCAATGGCTGTCACGCTGTCCCCCACACCGTGGCCTGGCAAGAGGGTGCCTGTTgcctcagctcagctcctccagcctgagggtcccagccctgcaggtccCACCGTGGCTGGGATGggctccacagcccctggtgtCATCCCAGAGCTTGGACAGATGTTTGTGACAGAAGAATCCAggcccagccagcccaggacagcATCAGTGGGACCtgttcccactgcagcaggacctccagggcccagccctgccagcccggGCTCTGTGCCTCCCCCCTGCTCCacaaaggcagctctgcagcgTGCCTCTGAGCCTGGCCACCacactgccaccagcagcactgtgacATCTCCgtgctgcctgctgccctctcctggagctgggcatgcagccagctccctgctcagctcccagagcctggctgcgCCCTCAGCACTGACCCTCCGTGCCCACGCCGTGTCCAGCGGCTCCAGCACTTCCCAGAACTCCTCCACAGGCAcggagcagctccctgcagccaccagagcagcctccagcccagctgagctgatGACAAAGGGCAGGCCTGGCTCCACAGGGAGGAAACCCCCTGCATCCCACccctccagcctgcccttgccctcccagcctgtgcacGTGCTGCCCTTGCAATTCCGGCTGCTGGGCATCGCTTACGGCCCggctctgggcagcaggaatTCCGAGAGCTACCGGCAGCTGGAGGGAGATGTGACACTGAtg CTCAACCAGATGCTGTCCAGCTATGAGAGCTTCCTGCAGGCCAATGTCCTGGAGTTCAT gaatggctcagtgGTGGTGCGAGGGCAGGTTCTGTTCTGGGGggatgctcctgctccctccaaCTCCCACCTCATCCGGACAGTCATCACAGAGGCCAGCAAGGGAAGGAGCAtcttcagctggcagctggagccccAGTCTGTCCAGTCTGCTG gcttcagcctggagaaccTGGACCCGGAGAAGCTGTCCATCTCCCTCACTGGCTCCCAGCTTGGCGTGGGCAGCATGGAGAGGCTGGTCAGAGAG gtaACTGCAGCTGTCAGTGCCCTCTACCACGTGAGGAACTTCACCATCTCCCAGCTCAG GAAGCTGGGTGGGAACACGGAGATCACTGGAGACCTGTACCTAGACACAGTTGTCCATGCTGACGTTACAGAGGTTCTGGAAGCCCTGACTGCACTCTCAGGCCTCTCCGTGGCCCTGAGCTCCCTCTCGGTGGAGG ggTCCCAGCTCGGGCTGCACGTGTACCCTCTGTCCTTCGTCGTCACCAACAGAGCCTTCAGCCAGAAGCTTCAGGATCCACTCTCTGCAGAGCACCACGATCTCTCCAGGCACCTTGGTGATGCG GTGGCGAGAGCCCTGAGGGATTACCCATCCTTCCTGACAGCCATCATCAAAGAATTCCT GCCTGGCTCCTTGATCTGCCATGGGAACATGATCTTCCGCCGCCCCGCTCCAACCAGCGTGCAAGTGCTGCGGGCACTCGTGCGCTCGGTGGGGCCAGACCAGGctctggctggctctgccatcCACGTGGATCcatcctctctctctgtggGAG aggaCACCCTGGAGCCTGCCAGGCCCCAGCCGGGCTTCCCAGCCTACGGAGTGGCCTTGGTGGTCATCGGTGGCCTCTGCATCGTGGCTGCGCCCGTCGTGCTTGTG tgcctgggcaccaagaggctgggctggcaggctggaggagccctTTGGGACAGAAGAGACCCTGAAGTGGGCATCCAGACGTTGGAAATGGAGAACCAGGGCTTCTGGACAGAG GACCCTGGGGATGGTCACTTGGTGTGCCAAAGCACTTCTGCCtga
- the LOC132333136 gene encoding uncharacterized protein LOC132333136 isoform X2, with protein MLRAERGGAAGPAPCPAARGAVPARSLCCRALLLLAVCVRATAVPYGLGALPAVTWGPPGSAASQRGVGDTLGTACGDLLSSGCSPGMQGVVSPGAGAGGQRLGTRTAATRTSGTSLQGQPGCGHREGLRLATAMAVTLSPTPWPGKRVPVASAQLLQPEGPSPAGPTVAGMGSTAPGVIPELGQMFVTEESRPSQPRTASVGPVPTAAGPPGPSPASPGSVPPPCSTKAALQRASEPGHHTATSSTVTSPCCLLPSPGAGHAASSLLSSQSLAAPSALTLRAHAVSSGSSTSQNSSTGTEQLPAATRAASSPAELMTKGRPGSTGRKPPASHPSSLPLPSQPVHVLPLQFRLLGIAYGPALGSRNSESYRQLEGDVTLMLNQMLSSYESFLQANVLEFMNGSVVVRGQVLFWGDAPAPSNSHLIRTVITEASKGRSIFSWQLEPQSVQSAGFSLENLDPEKLSISLTGSQLGVGSMERLVREVTAAVSALYHVRNFTISQLRKLGGNTEITGDLYLDTVVHADVTEVLEALTALSGLSVALSSLSVEGSQLGLHVYPLSFVVTNRAFSQKLQDPLSAEHHDLSRHLGDAVARALRDYPSFLTAIIKEFLGHPGACQAPAGLPSLRSGLGGHRWPLHRGCARRACVPGHQEAGLAGWRSPLGQKRP; from the exons ATGCTCCGTGCGGAGAGGGGAGGGGCTGCGGGCCCAGCCCCGTGTCCTGCTGCCcgcggggctgtccctgcccgcagcctgtgctgcagagccttgctgctgctggccgtGTGTGTGCgtgccactgctgtcccctaCGGCCTGGGCGCTCTGCCTGCTGTCACCTGGGGTCCCCCGGGCTCAGCAGCCTCCCAGCGAGGGGtgggtgacactctggggacagcgTGTGGGGACCTCCTCTCCTcgggctgctccccagggatgcagggagtAGTGTCCCCTGGAGCAGGTGCTGGGGGACAGAGGCTGGGGACACGGACTGCAGCCACACGGACATCTGGGACctccctgcaggggcagcctggctgtgggcacagggaagggctCAGGCTGGCCACAGCAATGGCTGTCACGCTGTCCCCCACACCGTGGCCTGGCAAGAGGGTGCCTGTTgcctcagctcagctcctccagcctgagggtcccagccctgcaggtccCACCGTGGCTGGGATGggctccacagcccctggtgtCATCCCAGAGCTTGGACAGATGTTTGTGACAGAAGAATCCAggcccagccagcccaggacagcATCAGTGGGACCtgttcccactgcagcaggacctccagggcccagccctgccagcccggGCTCTGTGCCTCCCCCCTGCTCCacaaaggcagctctgcagcgTGCCTCTGAGCCTGGCCACCacactgccaccagcagcactgtgacATCTCCgtgctgcctgctgccctctcctggagctgggcatgcagccagctccctgctcagctcccagagcctggctgcgCCCTCAGCACTGACCCTCCGTGCCCACGCCGTGTCCAGCGGCTCCAGCACTTCCCAGAACTCCTCCACAGGCAcggagcagctccctgcagccaccagagcagcctccagcccagctgagctgatGACAAAGGGCAGGCCTGGCTCCACAGGGAGGAAACCCCCTGCATCCCACccctccagcctgcccttgccctcccagcctgtgcacGTGCTGCCCTTGCAATTCCGGCTGCTGGGCATCGCTTACGGCCCggctctgggcagcaggaatTCCGAGAGCTACCGGCAGCTGGAGGGAGATGTGACACTGAtg CTCAACCAGATGCTGTCCAGCTATGAGAGCTTCCTGCAGGCCAATGTCCTGGAGTTCAT gaatggctcagtgGTGGTGCGAGGGCAGGTTCTGTTCTGGGGggatgctcctgctccctccaaCTCCCACCTCATCCGGACAGTCATCACAGAGGCCAGCAAGGGAAGGAGCAtcttcagctggcagctggagccccAGTCTGTCCAGTCTGCTG gcttcagcctggagaaccTGGACCCGGAGAAGCTGTCCATCTCCCTCACTGGCTCCCAGCTTGGCGTGGGCAGCATGGAGAGGCTGGTCAGAGAG gtaACTGCAGCTGTCAGTGCCCTCTACCACGTGAGGAACTTCACCATCTCCCAGCTCAG GAAGCTGGGTGGGAACACGGAGATCACTGGAGACCTGTACCTAGACACAGTTGTCCATGCTGACGTTACAGAGGTTCTGGAAGCCCTGACTGCACTCTCAGGCCTCTCCGTGGCCCTGAGCTCCCTCTCGGTGGAGG ggTCCCAGCTCGGGCTGCACGTGTACCCTCTGTCCTTCGTCGTCACCAACAGAGCCTTCAGCCAGAAGCTTCAGGATCCACTCTCTGCAGAGCACCACGATCTCTCCAGGCACCTTGGTGATGCG GTGGCGAGAGCCCTGAGGGATTACCCATCCTTCCTGACAGCCATCATCAAAGAATTCCT aggaCACCCTGGAGCCTGCCAGGCCCCAGCCGGGCTTCCCAGCCTACGGAGTGGCCTTGGTGGTCATCGGTGGCCTCTGCATCGTGGCTGCGCCCGTCGTGCTTGTG tgcctgggcaccaagaggctgggctggcaggctggaggagccctTTGGGACAGAAGAGACCCTGA
- the C13H15orf39 gene encoding uncharacterized protein C15orf39 homolog, which translates to MASKRYSQSAGPVIFKKLPRLAPAPSFLPSKIPGTSSPVPQPGSENHFSYKGSYFACPLQSPEGPKQPPAGWSPTPAYLHYGPGALSQPVPAEGPLLGFLLYPPDSLGSRLQPPDTQKSKDSLSHEQLMARNKLESPRCPLPVKKPVVVKKAAPLAVPKPMYGAPASFLAPRMALLLGTQAESLKQQRPGDTNWALPPATHPLHPSEPHKSGSSTDHRLLPLPSSLALPSREQLSSPTALTHYCVTFDKYGPSPSSPFLEASCPSAQSQKNVPEVPSLSLEPWPKLQPADSSPVIQERSAMCYPPPPYPLSPHRSGPLYHPPAPTEGEPSALPSFGYVGSREPLASTYLKAQEPRSYFPSPWEPYVPRTAGARLGAALRDAEPARDAELPRNSGHPGFAISPGHASMFHGSFPGTEPGWEQHRAGSPQWRAAPRHSSAFQPVCTSEKLSGGSAGLAETFPERGGSWENPRQGEEEPLYPGRRSSSAAPQDTPRGGPGEENACKVMDPAKELLCPSPSVTPIKGLEDLRDTKALSSSPPMPVIHNVFSLAPYQEYLEKAKGTDPILFCRKHLWEDSSAQNTAGSQEPAALRDVSLVSSLRAGSDAVQSQGESSYRSIPKKPKPVPPELESQESSPDREGTEESPSKDMVLDLSFKKRLVEAGDTQRPPGCVEGTLEREEKEEREAAGGKVGLGEGAQPQVPEADSGDRSSFQSSANFMFQKYKLLPSLPASTEPPQQDGSSQAPQPSPPSTTPTPAPPASSPSSNPPFPPPSPQLSIILAPNPAQTVLPTAPSTPEEEKVVVVKKVGVLSQAPSRQYFSTLHTLLCDTISDSVSRSSPELLRQWLKKAELAEELGEMPKSLPSPKDGSKAPNPQKPSNGKEIWLAFQDVAELLTKLLSQLKTFMSACPFPHVVRAGAIFIPIHVVKEKLFPKLPGIFVDQVLQKHKVELRPTTLSEERHLRDLELKSCTSRMLKLLAIKWLPEIYPDLLNLHWHNSVQQQLDSSSETGQQPSK; encoded by the exons ATGGCCTCCAAACGGTACTCGCAGTCTGCAGGCCCTGTGATTTTCAAGAAGCTGCCTCGTCTGGCGCCCGCCCCCAGCTTCCTGCCCAGCAAAATCCCAGGCACATCCAGCCCcgtgccccagcctggctctgaaaACCATTTCAGCTACAAGGGCTCCTACTTTGCCTGCCCGCTGCAGAGCCCCGAGGGCCCCAAGCAGCCCCCGGCTGGCTGGAGCCCCACGCCCGCCTACCTGCACTACGGCCCCGGTGCCCTGAGCCAGCCTGTGCCGGCCGAGGGGCCACTGCTGGGCTTCCTGCTGTACCCACCAGACAGCCtgggctccaggctgcagcccccggACACCCAGAAGAGCAAGGACAGCCTGAGCCATGAGCAGCTTATGGCCAGAAATAAGCTGGAAAGTCCTAGGTGCCCCTTGCCAGTGAAGAAGCCAGTAGTGGTGAAGAAGGCAGCTCCTCTAGCAGTCCCCAAGCCCATGTACGGAGCCCCTGCCTCCTTCCTGGCTCCCAGGATGGCTCTCCTGCTGGGTACACAAGCAGAGAGCCTGAAGCAGCAGCGACCAGGGGACACAAACTGGGCCCTGCCCCCTGCCACCCACCCTCTGCACCCCAGCGAGCCCCACAAGAGTGGTTCCAGCACCGACCACAGActcctgccactgccctccagcctggccctgccttccagggagcagctgagctccCCCACTGCCTTAACCCACTATTGCGTCACCTTTGATAAGTATGGGCCATCCCCCAGCAGCCCATTCCTGGAAGCAAGTTGTCCCTCTGCCCAGAGCCAGAAGAATGTGCCAGAGgtgcccagcctcagcctggagccctggcccaagctgcagccagctgaCAGCAGCCCAGTGATCCAGGAGAGGTCAGCAATGTGCTACCCACCTCCCCCCTACCCGCTGTCACCCCACAGATCTGGCCCCCTCTACCACcccccagctcccactgagGGAGAGCccagtgccctgcccagctttGGCTACGTGGGAAGCAGGGAGCCCTTGGCCAGCACCTACCTCAAGGCCCAGGAGCCCAGGAGTTActttcccagcccctgggagccCTACGTGCCCAGGACAGcgggtgccaggctgggggcagcgCTGAGGGATGCTGAGCCGGCCAGGGATGCCGAGCTGCCCAGGAACAGCGGGCACCCAGGGTTTGCCATCAGCCCGGGCCATGCATCCATGTTCCACGGCTCCTTTCCCGGCACGGAgccgggctgggagcagcacagggcaggcagtCCGCAGTGGCGAGCTGCACCAAGGCACAGCAGTGCTTTCCAGCCTGTCTGCACCTCAGAGAAGCTttctgggggctctgctgggctcgCTGAGACATTTCCtgagagaggagggagctgggagaatCCCAGGCAAGGGGAGGAGGAGCCGCTGTAtccagggaggaggagcagcagcgcAGCCCCTCAGGACACCCCCCGTGGGGGACCAGGGGAAGAAAATGCCTGCAAGGTCATGGATCCAGCCAAGGAGCTCCTCTGCCCTTCTCCGTCCGTGACCCCCATCAAAGGGCTGGAAGATCTGAGGGACACCAAGGCTTTGTCATCCTCCCCACCAATGCCTGTGATCCACAACGTCTTCAGCCTGGCACCTTACCAGGAGTACCTGGAGAAGGCCAAGGGCACCGACCCCATCCTGTTCTGCAGGAAGCATCTGTGGGAGGACTCCTCAGCCCAAAACACggctggcagccaggagcctgctgcCCTCAGAGACGTCTCGCTGGTGTCCAGCCTGAGGGCCGGCAGTGATGCAGTGCAGAGCCAAGGGGAAAGCTCTTACAGGAGCATCCCAAAAAAGCCAAAGCCTgtgcccccagagctggagtctcaggagagcagccctgacagGGAGGGCACCGAGGAGTCACCCTCTAAGGACATGGTGCTGGACCTTAGCTTCAAGAAGAGACTGGTGGaagctggggacacccagagacCCCCTGGCTGTGTGGAGGGGACACTGGAGcgagaggagaaggaggagagagaagctgcaggagggaaagtggggctgggagagggggctcagccccaggtgCCTGAGGCAGActctggggacaggagcagcttcCAGAGCTCAGCCAACTTCATGTTCCAAAAATACAagctgctgccctccctcccagccagcactgagccccCCCAGCAGGACGGCAGCTCTCaagccccccagcccagcccccccagcaccacccccactccagctcccccagcctcctcTCCATCCAGCAACCCCCCGTTCCCACCGCCTAGCCCCCAGCTCAGCATCATCCtagccccaaaccctgcccagactgtgcttcccacagccccctccactccagaggaggagaaggtggtGGTGGTCAAGAAGGTTGGTGTCCTCTCACAGGCCCCCTCGAGGCAGTACTTCAGCACCCTGCACACCTTGCTCTGTGACACCATTTCGGACTCGGTGTCCCGCTCCTCCCCGGAGCTCCTGCGGCAGTGGCTGAAGAAGGCTgagctggcagaagagctggGGGAGATGCCCAAATCCTTGCCCAGCCCCAAAGATGGCTCCAAGGCTCCCAATCCTCAGAAGCCCAGCAATGGCAAGGAGATCTGGCTGGCTTTCCAGGACGTGGCCGAGCTCCTCACCAAactgctctcccagctgaagACCTTCATGTCCGCTTGCCCTTTCCCTCATGTCGTCCGGGCAGGAGCCATCTTCATCCCCATCCACGTGGTGAAGGAGAAGCTCTTCCCAAAGCTCCCCGGGATCTTCGTGGACCAAGTGCTGCAGAAGCACAAGGTGGAGCTGCGTCCCACCACCCTCTCAGAGGAGAGGCACCTGAGGGACCTGGAGCTGAAGAGCTGCACCTCCCGCATGCTGAAGCTCCTGGCGATCAAGTGGCTTCCCGAAATCTACCCTGACCTGCTCAACCTCCACTGGCACAACTCcgtccagcagcagcttg ATTCAAGCTCAGAGACTGGCCAGCAGCCTTCCAA GTAG